The window AAGAAGTCTCGTTAATCTCTTCATGCTCGTTCCAAGTTCGAAGTACCGTTTGGCCAAAGAAAAAGCCGCTTCCTGACACGATTGCCTCTTTATATAGATAGATATAGGATCTATGGGGTTATTACTTAGAAGTCTATTTTGTACAAGATCCCCTCCTATCTGATAGAAAAGGGTCCCATGATCCCGAGCCGGTCTTATCTTGGCTCGCAAACCCCAAGTTTGTCTATGAAGAGCTAATCTAATTGTATTAGTTTCTATAATGGATTTCTTATGTGGAATACTAATGGATAGGGCCTCGTTGCTAAGTGCTACAAGATCTAGTGCACTGGAACTCGTGGTTATGGACCCGAATCCTTTAGTATGGAACATTGTCTTTTCCAAGTAAAAACCCCTAGTATATGAAAGAATGAAAAGGTGCTTTCGTTCTTGTGGAATAAGAAGCCCTCGTACCTTAATGAAAGGAAAATAGGAATTTTTCGTTAGGTATTTGACCAAATAGGATTGTCCAGTTCCTATAGAACCTATCACTAAAATACCCGATAGGGCTAAGCGGAACGAAAAGGGTTTTCCATGAGATGGTAAATGAAAACGATTAGCCCCACACGAGGTTTGGGAATAAGTGATTGTCTGATAATGAGCAAGGAATATACGTCTTTCTGCTAAAGAGAATCTATTAAACTCATAATTCATTAGATCCTTGTTAGCAATGTCAACTAGGTATCATAAGTAAATGGATCTCGGTTGTTCAATCCTTTGATAACCAAGGTCATTCTTTGCTAAAGAGAAATGATCACTATGGGTCAGACTCAATAGAATTGGATCCATTCCAAATAGCGAGAATTAGGATTCTTGATCCCTCTCAGTCTCTCTTTCAATTCGAGGATCCGGAGAGGTGTTTTCATAGTCATCTCCGAATATTTGC is drawn from Zea mays chloroplast, complete genome and contains these coding sequences:
- a CDS encoding hypothetical protein (ORF46) produces the protein MKSKIFGDGKYSEMTMKTPLRILELKERLRGIKNPNSRYLEWIQFY
- a CDS encoding hypothetical protein (ORF241), with translation MNYEFNRFSLAERRIFLAHYQTITYSQTSCGANRFHLPSHGKPFSFRLALSGILVIGSIGTGQSYLVKYLTKNSYFPFIKVRGLLIPQERKHLFILSYTRGFYLEKTMFHTKGFGSITTSSSALDLVALSNEALSISIPHKKSIIETNTIRLALHRQTWGLRAKIRPARDHGTLFYQIGGDLVQNRLLSNNPIDPISIYIKRQSCQEAAFSLAKRYFELGTSMKRLTRLLSLLSFSGGPVA
- a CDS encoding hypothetical protein (ORF34) translates to MDPILLSLTHSDHFSLAKNDLGYQRIEQPRSIYL